In the Prevotella sp. E2-28 genome, one interval contains:
- a CDS encoding M48 family metallopeptidase has protein sequence MESMSKRTPLYWINPRFRLNFPSFSVEWHLCDTCDLELNELYDKERLVYGYGTNCIHAIVREGNSGLDFLYTNQTKFENIRIQKWLRETIRDHIVLRAKKVLPQRLHELESLHNLYANGIVVKKLRKGVLGQCTHSNYIRLSPIIVIFPNRLMDVVILHEMAHLKHHHHRKSFWNYLSMLIGEDAEQQNKIQDMAVSKYWDFYMFLMKK, from the coding sequence ATGGAAAGTATGAGCAAAAGAACACCTCTATATTGGATTAACCCAAGATTCCGTCTGAACTTTCCATCCTTTAGTGTAGAATGGCATCTTTGTGATACATGCGATTTGGAACTGAATGAATTATATGACAAGGAAAGGCTGGTATACGGTTATGGAACGAATTGTATTCATGCGATTGTTAGGGAAGGCAACTCTGGGCTAGACTTTTTATATACTAATCAAACTAAGTTTGAGAATATTCGTATTCAAAAATGGCTTAGGGAGACTATTCGTGACCACATTGTTCTGAGGGCAAAGAAGGTTTTACCCCAAAGGTTACATGAGCTGGAATCCCTACATAACCTTTATGCAAACGGGATTGTAGTTAAGAAACTGCGAAAAGGTGTTTTAGGACAGTGTACCCATTCGAATTATATCAGGCTCTCCCCCATTATTGTAATATTTCCCAATAGATTGATGGACGTAGTAATACTGCACGAAATGGCTCATTTAAAACACCACCATCACCGGAAGTCTTTTTGGAATTATCTTTCAATGTTGATTGGAGAAGATGCAGAACAACAGAATAAGATTCAAGATATGGCAGTCTCTAAATACTGGGACTTCTATATGTTTTTGATGAAGAAATAA
- a CDS encoding AAA family ATPase, translating into MKEDIHIKSLIKIISEGIYEKQHILAMSLLCAVAGESIFLLGPPGTAKSLVARRLKLIFRGGKSFEYLMSRFSTPDEIFGPVSISLLKNEDKYERVVDGFLPTADVVFLDEIWKAGPSIQNALLTAINEKIFQNGRNIIRLPMKALIAASNELPAEDEGLEALWDRFLVRMVSNCIKSESTFFKMIRQKPLKTIDVPFDLQITDEIYHEWQEKIDEVTIPDDVCNVVSYIRKFLKEEGKKEDNNEMDFYISDRRWKKCFHLMQASAFLNGRKTIDVTDVPLLFSCLWNKAETIPATIDIVSRSITAVIDFNIDKQTKEIEAALKKNSQTVAQTNRAADDEYKQVNYFYYQLRNHPNGKCLFFKPDYSHVEIHRSMDGILFYDQDKKAWIVHAIYTGTPYDYKTKTGAKSMKVKLTKCQGGIIINGTAYAFERKSAQDGLGLFDNPGIIPANVATVTLNIIQKDLRPKLAQLQEMFSKTKHLFLSDDDLTVVKKYMVNCDKRLNELQVKATNAESLI; encoded by the coding sequence ATGAAGGAGGACATACATATAAAGTCCCTTATAAAGATAATATCTGAGGGGATCTATGAGAAGCAACACATCTTAGCGATGTCGTTGCTATGTGCTGTTGCAGGTGAAAGTATATTCTTGTTAGGACCTCCAGGCACAGCAAAAAGTCTTGTGGCCAGAAGGTTGAAACTTATTTTCCGTGGAGGGAAATCATTTGAATATCTTATGTCACGCTTCAGTACGCCAGATGAGATATTTGGCCCTGTATCTATTTCCCTTTTAAAGAATGAAGATAAGTATGAACGTGTTGTTGATGGTTTTCTACCTACTGCAGATGTCGTTTTCCTCGATGAGATATGGAAAGCCGGTCCCTCTATCCAAAATGCCTTACTGACTGCTATCAACGAGAAGATTTTCCAGAATGGACGTAATATCATCCGACTCCCGATGAAAGCTTTGATTGCAGCCAGTAATGAGTTGCCTGCAGAGGATGAAGGATTGGAAGCGCTATGGGATAGATTTCTAGTCAGGATGGTTTCTAATTGTATCAAGAGCGAATCAACGTTTTTCAAAATGATTAGGCAGAAACCATTGAAAACCATTGATGTGCCGTTTGATTTGCAGATAACAGACGAAATCTATCATGAGTGGCAGGAAAAGATCGATGAAGTAACGATTCCTGACGATGTTTGCAATGTTGTTTCCTATATTCGGAAATTCTTAAAAGAAGAAGGAAAAAAAGAGGATAATAATGAAATGGACTTCTATATCTCTGACCGTCGATGGAAAAAGTGCTTTCATCTGATGCAAGCGTCTGCTTTCCTTAATGGACGCAAGACGATTGATGTAACTGACGTTCCGCTGTTGTTTTCATGTCTATGGAATAAGGCAGAAACGATTCCTGCTACCATTGATATTGTGAGTCGAAGTATAACGGCGGTAATTGATTTCAATATAGATAAACAAACCAAGGAGATTGAAGCTGCCCTTAAAAAGAACTCACAAACTGTTGCTCAGACAAATCGAGCTGCAGACGATGAGTATAAGCAAGTAAACTACTTCTATTATCAGCTACGTAACCATCCTAATGGGAAATGTCTGTTCTTTAAACCAGATTATAGTCACGTCGAAATACACCGCTCTATGGATGGCATTCTGTTCTATGACCAGGACAAGAAAGCGTGGATAGTTCATGCCATCTACACAGGCACACCGTATGATTACAAAACAAAAACTGGAGCAAAATCGATGAAGGTAAAACTGACCAAGTGCCAAGGAGGCATAATTATCAATGGAACAGCTTATGCCTTTGAACGGAAGAGTGCGCAGGATGGTCTGGGATTATTCGATAATCCAGGTATTATTCCAGCCAATGTTGCTACAGTCACCCTGAATATCATCCAAAAGGATTTACGTCCTAAACTGGCTCAATTACAGGAAATGTTTTCGAAAACTAAGCATCTGTTCTTGTCGGATGATGATCTGACTGTGGTTAAGAAATACATGGTCAATTGTGATAAGCGATTGAATGAACTTCAAGTTAAAGCTACCAATGCAGAATCGCTCATATGA
- a CDS encoding ATP-binding protein yields MTAKQSKKQELDLLQAVEKIVELAKDSQLSKDFFRKAGKYIKYLSEALDLTKEQSVMMSLFIDNSEDSSISISDFGTFLGCRTTRIIRFMNDIDVLEKRGLIICCRDRRGRSYRVPMKVIEAFQHNELYKPDDLSGLSCAELFAELEDIFDMRKNDELTEKGVCEKIRELFTNNPNLIFVEKLKSFNFDVEDELLLILFSHLFVNNSDDNIGYHDLDFLFDKRRWNRIKSSLNAGEHILLSAKMIEYNNDDGFVNRESFRMTMEAKRTLFEELNLSSLNTNQKKAGLLKADDIAIKKLYYDEEVRKQVSELTQLLNDDHYQEIRNRLKESGFRCGFTCLFYGMPGTGKTETVLQLAKETGRDIMQVNISEIKSMWVGESEKNIKALFDNYRNKVRESKLTPVLLFNEADAIIGKRQEGAERAVDKMENSIQNIILQEMETLDGILIATTNLAQNMDKAFERRFLYKIKFTKPTIEARMSIWREMIPTLSEADTHALAVKYDFSGGQIENIARHYAIDNILHGSSSNVLETLSIHCDNERLEKKEQRKIGF; encoded by the coding sequence ATGACAGCAAAACAATCAAAAAAGCAAGAGTTGGATCTGTTGCAGGCAGTAGAAAAAATCGTTGAGTTGGCTAAAGATTCTCAACTTAGTAAGGATTTCTTTCGTAAGGCAGGCAAGTATATCAAATACTTATCAGAAGCCCTAGACCTTACAAAGGAACAAAGTGTAATGATGTCACTATTTATTGATAATAGTGAAGATTCCAGTATTTCTATTAGTGATTTTGGTACTTTTCTTGGCTGTCGAACCACCAGAATTATTCGTTTTATGAACGATATCGACGTATTGGAAAAAAGAGGTCTTATAATATGTTGCCGCGATAGAAGAGGCCGCTCTTATCGTGTTCCCATGAAGGTCATAGAAGCTTTTCAACACAATGAGTTGTATAAACCAGATGATCTTTCTGGTCTTTCTTGTGCAGAACTTTTTGCTGAGTTGGAAGACATTTTTGACATGAGAAAAAACGATGAACTCACAGAAAAAGGCGTTTGCGAAAAGATAAGAGAATTGTTCACAAATAATCCCAACCTCATTTTTGTGGAGAAACTGAAGAGTTTCAATTTTGATGTTGAAGATGAACTCCTTTTAATTTTGTTTTCCCATCTGTTTGTTAATAACAGCGATGACAATATTGGATATCACGACTTGGATTTTCTATTTGATAAGCGCAGATGGAATCGAATAAAGTCATCTTTGAACGCAGGGGAACATATTCTATTATCTGCCAAGATGATTGAATATAATAACGACGATGGCTTTGTCAATAGAGAATCGTTCCGAATGACAATGGAAGCCAAGCGAACTTTATTTGAGGAGTTGAATCTATCTTCACTGAATACTAATCAAAAGAAGGCCGGACTCCTAAAGGCAGATGATATTGCAATAAAAAAGCTCTATTACGACGAAGAAGTTAGAAAACAGGTGTCAGAACTAACGCAGCTGTTGAATGATGACCATTATCAAGAAATCCGGAACCGTCTCAAAGAGTCTGGTTTCAGATGTGGCTTCACGTGTCTTTTCTATGGAATGCCTGGTACTGGTAAAACCGAAACAGTCCTGCAGCTTGCCAAGGAGACTGGTCGTGACATCATGCAAGTGAATATCTCTGAAATAAAAAGTATGTGGGTTGGTGAGAGCGAGAAGAACATTAAAGCCCTATTCGATAACTATCGAAACAAGGTAAGGGAGTCTAAGTTGACTCCTGTCCTATTGTTCAATGAGGCAGATGCTATTATTGGTAAACGTCAGGAAGGTGCTGAACGTGCTGTTGACAAGATGGAGAATTCCATTCAAAATATTATTCTTCAGGAAATGGAAACTCTTGATGGTATTCTGATAGCTACAACCAATTTAGCACAGAATATGGATAAGGCCTTTGAACGTCGCTTCCTCTATAAGATAAAATTCACCAAACCTACTATAGAGGCGCGTATGAGCATCTGGCGTGAGATGATTCCAACTCTCTCAGAGGCTGACACCCATGCTTTGGCTGTGAAGTACGATTTCAGTGGTGGCCAGATAGAAAACATAGCACGTCATTATGCTATAGATAACATACTTCATGGTTCTTCAAGTAATGTTCTTGAAACGCTGTCAATTCACTGTGACAATGAACGATTAGAGAAAAAAGAGCAAAGAAAGATTGGTTTTTAA
- the zapA gene encoding cell division protein ZapA: MKADKKKITLQVYDEQIEVNVIKGEEDKYYDAARFVTKRIITYEKLHCGWKTTHTILLMTMLDIAINLTSTNEYKKGYRSIWRKIIEYLKS; this comes from the coding sequence ATGAAAGCCGACAAGAAAAAGATTACATTGCAAGTCTATGACGAACAAATAGAAGTGAATGTCATCAAAGGTGAAGAAGATAAGTATTATGATGCAGCAAGGTTTGTTACAAAACGAATTATTACTTATGAAAAGTTACATTGTGGGTGGAAGACTACACATACTATTTTACTTATGACGATGTTGGACATAGCCATTAACCTGACATCGACAAATGAATATAAGAAAGGGTATCGTTCTATCTGGAGAAAAATTATTGAATACTTAAAATCCTAA